One Pagrus major chromosome 15, Pma_NU_1.0 DNA window includes the following coding sequences:
- the chrm3a gene encoding muscarinic acetylcholine receptor M3 has translation MSSNSTDPGLFLTANTSTPAAGAYPQSNALHQGGTGGASWTAFHVNTLDDNSSSTSKLLNLTSESKNGTAILDPLGGHPMWQVVLIVLLTGMLSLVTIIGNILVVVSFKVNRQLKTVNNYFLLSLAVADLIIGVISMNLYTAYLVMGYWAMGTWACDLWLAIDYVASNASVMNLLVISFDRYFSITRPLTYRAKRTTKRAGIMIGLAWFVSLVLWAPAILLWQYFEGKRTVPSDECYIQFLSRPTITFCTAMAAFYLPVTIMSVLYWRIYKETQNRSKELAGLQGSGGRGGIGGRSGNGAGERARFVHQTGSSRSCSSYELTRLSKRKSTCRELVGRFHCWPGVRSWRPGSLRQKDRDPDQSSSDSWNNNDAAASLDQSGSSEDEDCGGREMISQSHAIFSIVLSLPGIKAAVNSQLTSCEDLDAASEEDPLRGAEYNRDSLSTLTTNTTATTTPDGANSSENSYHQRFCSRKIQSMPTIQATSNQGHPDDPQTATTTATDSTTTSTTTKSPSVPMSFKEAAMAKRFAARARTQITKRKRMSLVKEKKAAQTLSAILFAFIITWTPYNIMVLINAFCQVCIPETLWAVGYWLCYVNSTVNPMCYALCNKTFRTTFKMILLCRWDQKKRRKQQFQQRQSAQSVVFHRRIPREST, from the coding sequence GAATGGGACTGCAATCCTTGATCCCTTGGGTGGTCACCCTATGTGGCAGGTTGTCCTCATTGTCTTGCTGACAGGTATGCTGTCACTGGTCACTATCATCGGCAACATCCTGGTAGTGGTATCCTTCAAGGTGAATCGCCAGCTAAAGACGGTCAATAACTACTTCCTGCTAAGCTTGGCTGTGGCTGACCTCATCATTGGGGTCATCTCCATGAACCTCTACACGGCTTATCTTGTGATGGGCTACTGGGCCATGGGCACCTGGGCCTGTGACTTGTGGCTGGCTATAGACTATGTGGCCAGCAATGCATCAGTTATGAACCTACTGGTCATCAGCTTTGACCGCTACTTTTCAATCACCAGGCCTTTGACCTACAGGGCCAAACGGACCACAAAGCGAGCTGGGATCATGATCGGCCTGGCCTGgtttgtttctcttgttttgtgGGCCCCAGCCATCCTACTTTGGCAGTATTTTGAGGGTAAAAGGACAGTTCCCTCAGATGAATGCTACATTCAGTTCCTCTCACGGCCCACAATAACCTTCTGCACAGCCATGGCGGCTTTCTACCTGCCTGTGACAATAATGAGTGTTCTCTACTGGCGCATTTATAAAGAGACGCAGAACCGTTCGAAAGAGTTAGCTGGGTTGCAGGGTTCGGGAGGACGTGGTGGGATAGGAGGAAGAAGTGGGAACGGTGCTGGCGAGAGAGCTCGTTTTGTCCATCAAACAGGTAGTTCCAGAAGTTGCAGCAGCTACGAGCTGACCAGGTTGTCTAAGAGAAAGAGTACGTGTCGGGAGCTGGTTGGGCGCTTCCACTGCTGGCCTGGGGTTCGTTCTTGGAGACCTGGTAGTCTCCGGCAGAAGGATCGTGATCCAGACCAGAGCAGCAGCGACAGCTGGAACAACAATGATGCTGCAGCCTCATTGGACCAGTCTGGCTCTTCAGAGGATGAGGACTGTGGGGGCCGAGAGATGATTTCCCAGAGTCATGCTATTTTCTCCATTGTTCTCAGCCTGCCTGGTATAAAGGCTGCTGTCAACTCCCAACTCACCTCATGTGAGGATCTGGATGCAGCCTCAGAGGAGGATCCCCTCAGGGGAGCGGAGTATAACCGAGACAGCCTCTCAACACTCACCACCAACACCACTGCCACCACTACTCCCGATGGAGCAAACAGTTCAGAAAATAGCTACCACCAACGCTTCTGTTCACGCAAGATTCAGTCAATGCCTACCATCCAGGCTACCTCTAACCAAGGCCATCCGGATGATCCCCAAACAGCTACTACCACTGCCACTGACAGTACTACCACCAGCACCACTACTAAATCCCCCTCTGTCCCAATGTCTTTCAAAGAGGCAGCCATGGCGAAGCGTTTTGCAGCCCGAGCTCGGACTCAGATCACCAAGAGGAAGCGCATGTCCTTAGTGAAGGAGAAGAAGGCAGCTCAAACACTCAGTGCCATCCTCTTTGCTTTCATCATCACATGGACACCATACAACATTATGGTGCTGATCAATGCCTTCTGTCAAGTTTGCATCCCGGAGACCCTGTGGGCAGTAGGGTACTGGCTGTGTTACGTTAACAGCACGGTCAACCCCATGTGCTACGCCCTGTGCAACAAGACTTTCCGTACAACTTTTAAGATGATACTGCTCTGCCGCTGGGAccagaaaaaaaggaggaagcaGCAGTTCCAACAAAGGCAGTCTGCTCAGTCAGTGGTCTTCCACAGGAGAATTCCCAGGGAGTCCACATAA